A section of the Telopea speciosissima isolate NSW1024214 ecotype Mountain lineage chromosome 3, Tspe_v1, whole genome shotgun sequence genome encodes:
- the LOC122653890 gene encoding uncharacterized RNA methyltransferase pc1998 isoform X1: MSLTLFSGVSIHAQLPSPSFIITSRLGQSAVRTGPAPATNHALQLPLTPSPNQVPVPTSTPPPSLSCALHCPHFQPWSGCTHEWNLHRPSILDEVTDFFKKLGVSDFTFDSCRLWGWRCRAKLAVRGSSVSPLIGLYQEGSHNVVDIPLCKAHHPNINIAVELLRQGIMKLGVDPYNEDEGTGELRYVQMAVTTHNTSLPTAERYRNGKVQVSLVWNSRNEKSSSSEKLNALVDVRFLWRNGGPRSNLHLIHSVWVNFQTSTNNIIFGNRWRHLIGERDFWEHVGGIDISLDPSSFGQANTRAFDLLLGKLQKYVPYGASVADLYAGAGAIGLSLAVARKCRSVKCIEINKESKVSFEKTVGRLPSSVDSSISWHHADASTEPFSWLEGSDVVVVDPPRKGLDPSLVNALQSIASSTHKAMRSESSSLKSKDEKRPWILRAMEASVKIESKTMWEKSEALPQTLIYISCGWESFKEDCRSLLSAKAWHLEKAHGFNFFPGTNSIEVLAVFKRGGTSLKKKKTGKTKKKKKSLQDI, translated from the exons ATGTCTCTCACGCTATTCTCTGGCGTCTCAATTCATGCTCAACTACCTTCACCTTCCTTTATCATCACATCTCGCCTTGGCCAGAGCGCAGTACGCACCGGACCTGCACCTGCAACAAACCATGCTCTCCAGCTTCCTCTCACACCCAGCCCTAATCAAGTTCCAGTTCCAACTTCAACACCACCGCCCTCGTTATCCTGCGCCCTCCACTGCCCTCATTTCCAACC GTGGTCGGGTTGTACTCACGAGTGGAACCTTCACCGTCCATCCATTCTCGATGAAGTCACCGATTTCTTCAAGAAACTTGGTGTTTCCGACTTTACCTTCGACAGTTGCAGACTG TGGGGTTGGAGATGCCGCGCAAAACTAGCTGTTCGGGGTTCTTCCGTTAGTCCTTTAATCGGACTTTATCAAGAGGGTTCTCATAATGTCGTTGATATTCCTCTCTGCAAAG CTCATCATCCTAACATTAACATCGCTGTTGAACTTCTAAGGCAAG GTATTATGAAGTTGGGTGTTGATCCATACAATGAGGATGAAGGGACAGGTGAATTGCGATATGTGCAG ATGGCTGTGACAACACACAATACATCCCTCCCTACTGCAGAAAGATACCGAAATG GTAAAGTCCAGGTCAGTTTGGTCTGGAATTCAAGGAATGAGAAGTCGTCTAGCTCAGAAAAATTAAATGCATTAGTAGATGTAAG GTTTTTATGGAGAAATGGTGGGCCGAGGAGCAATCTTCATCTGATTCACTCTGTTTGGGTTAACTTTCAGACATCAACTAATAAT ATAATTTTTGGAAATAGGTGGAGACATctaataggagagagagatttttggGAACATGTTGGAGGAATTGATATTTCTTTGGATCCATCAAGCTTTGGCCAAGCAAATACACGG GCTTTTGATTTGCTACTCGGGAAGTTGCAAAAATATGTTCCCTATGGAGCATCTGTTGCTGATTTGTATGCAGGAGCAGGCGCAATTGGGTTATCATTAGCTGTTGCTAGAAAATGCAG ATCCGTGAAATGCATAGAGATCAACAAAGAGTCAAAGGTGTCTTTTGAGAAAACTGTTGGCCGCTTACCAAGTTCTGTAGATAGCAGCATCAGCTGGCACCATGCAGACGCTTCGACT GAACCTTTTTCTTGGCTTGAAGGATCCGATGTGGTTGTAGTTGATCCTCCTAGAAAAGGGTTGGACCCTTCTCTAGTAAATGCACTGCAGAGTATTGCATCTTCCACGCATAAAGCTATGAGATCTGAAAG TTCTTCCTTAAAGTCAAAAGATGAGAAGAGGCCATGGATTTTACGTGCAATGGAAGCTTCTGTCAAGATAGAAAGCAAAACAATGTGGGAGAAAAGCGAGGCATTGCCTCAAACTCTTATCTATATAAGCTGTGGGTGGGAAAGCTTTAAGGAG GATTGCAGGTCTTTGTTGTCTGCTAAGGCATGGCATTTGGAAAAAGCAcatggtttcaatttctttccaGGCACTAATAG CATTGAAGTCTTGGCAGTGTTCAAACGGGGAGGGACCAGcctcaagaaaaagaaaacaggaaagacaaagaagaagaagaaatcactaCAAGATATATGA
- the LOC122653890 gene encoding uncharacterized RNA methyltransferase pc1998 isoform X2 — protein sequence MSLTLFSGVSIHAQLPSPSFIITSRLGQSAVRTGPAPATNHALQLPLTPSPNQVPVPTSTPPPSLSCALHCPHFQPWSGCTHEWNLHRPSILDEVTDFFKKLGVSDFTFDSCRLWGWRCRAKLAVRGSSVSPLIGLYQEGSHNVVDIPLCKAHHPNINIAVELLRQGIMKLGVDPYNEDEGTGELRYVQMAVTTHNTSLPTAERYRNGKVQVSLVWNSRNEKSSSSEKLNALVDFLWRNGGPRSNLHLIHSVWVNFQTSTNNIIFGNRWRHLIGERDFWEHVGGIDISLDPSSFGQANTRAFDLLLGKLQKYVPYGASVADLYAGAGAIGLSLAVARKCRSVKCIEINKESKVSFEKTVGRLPSSVDSSISWHHADASTEPFSWLEGSDVVVVDPPRKGLDPSLVNALQSIASSTHKAMRSESSSLKSKDEKRPWILRAMEASVKIESKTMWEKSEALPQTLIYISCGWESFKEDCRSLLSAKAWHLEKAHGFNFFPGTNSIEVLAVFKRGGTSLKKKKTGKTKKKKKSLQDI from the exons ATGTCTCTCACGCTATTCTCTGGCGTCTCAATTCATGCTCAACTACCTTCACCTTCCTTTATCATCACATCTCGCCTTGGCCAGAGCGCAGTACGCACCGGACCTGCACCTGCAACAAACCATGCTCTCCAGCTTCCTCTCACACCCAGCCCTAATCAAGTTCCAGTTCCAACTTCAACACCACCGCCCTCGTTATCCTGCGCCCTCCACTGCCCTCATTTCCAACC GTGGTCGGGTTGTACTCACGAGTGGAACCTTCACCGTCCATCCATTCTCGATGAAGTCACCGATTTCTTCAAGAAACTTGGTGTTTCCGACTTTACCTTCGACAGTTGCAGACTG TGGGGTTGGAGATGCCGCGCAAAACTAGCTGTTCGGGGTTCTTCCGTTAGTCCTTTAATCGGACTTTATCAAGAGGGTTCTCATAATGTCGTTGATATTCCTCTCTGCAAAG CTCATCATCCTAACATTAACATCGCTGTTGAACTTCTAAGGCAAG GTATTATGAAGTTGGGTGTTGATCCATACAATGAGGATGAAGGGACAGGTGAATTGCGATATGTGCAG ATGGCTGTGACAACACACAATACATCCCTCCCTACTGCAGAAAGATACCGAAATG GTAAAGTCCAGGTCAGTTTGGTCTGGAATTCAAGGAATGAGAAGTCGTCTAGCTCAGAAAAATTAAATGCATTAGTAGAT TTTTTATGGAGAAATGGTGGGCCGAGGAGCAATCTTCATCTGATTCACTCTGTTTGGGTTAACTTTCAGACATCAACTAATAAT ATAATTTTTGGAAATAGGTGGAGACATctaataggagagagagatttttggGAACATGTTGGAGGAATTGATATTTCTTTGGATCCATCAAGCTTTGGCCAAGCAAATACACGG GCTTTTGATTTGCTACTCGGGAAGTTGCAAAAATATGTTCCCTATGGAGCATCTGTTGCTGATTTGTATGCAGGAGCAGGCGCAATTGGGTTATCATTAGCTGTTGCTAGAAAATGCAG ATCCGTGAAATGCATAGAGATCAACAAAGAGTCAAAGGTGTCTTTTGAGAAAACTGTTGGCCGCTTACCAAGTTCTGTAGATAGCAGCATCAGCTGGCACCATGCAGACGCTTCGACT GAACCTTTTTCTTGGCTTGAAGGATCCGATGTGGTTGTAGTTGATCCTCCTAGAAAAGGGTTGGACCCTTCTCTAGTAAATGCACTGCAGAGTATTGCATCTTCCACGCATAAAGCTATGAGATCTGAAAG TTCTTCCTTAAAGTCAAAAGATGAGAAGAGGCCATGGATTTTACGTGCAATGGAAGCTTCTGTCAAGATAGAAAGCAAAACAATGTGGGAGAAAAGCGAGGCATTGCCTCAAACTCTTATCTATATAAGCTGTGGGTGGGAAAGCTTTAAGGAG GATTGCAGGTCTTTGTTGTCTGCTAAGGCATGGCATTTGGAAAAAGCAcatggtttcaatttctttccaGGCACTAATAG CATTGAAGTCTTGGCAGTGTTCAAACGGGGAGGGACCAGcctcaagaaaaagaaaacaggaaagacaaagaagaagaagaaatcactaCAAGATATATGA
- the LOC122653889 gene encoding conserved oligomeric Golgi complex subunit 2 → MADLFPPRSPTDIFGDPIDSQPLWFKKDAFLQENFDSETYIADLRTFVPFDNLRSELHSHLSSLKHELVELINRDYGDFVNLSTKLVDVDAAILRMRAPLTELREKISQFRTSVESSFASLQNGLRQRAEASAAREILELLLDTFHVVSKVEKLIKELPTDLSNGDLTSTDKVSISNGHAVNGTNLRETQSILLERIASEMNRLKFYMAHAQNLPFIENMEKRIQSASSLLDASLGRCFVDALENQDSNSIYNCLRAYAAIDNTNGAEEIFRTTIVSPLIQKVIPHGSSEAVVGSLGGELEEDYRQIMQYIDKDCKFLLEISSSANSGLHVFDFLANSILKEVLLSIQKGKPGAFSPGRPTEFLRNYKSSLGFLVYLEGSCPSRSAIAKFRTEAVYIEFMKQWNIGVYFSLRFQEIAGALDSALMVTSLTPVSNEGNPQELTLKQSVTLLESLRSCWREDVLVLPCSDKFHRLSLQLLARYSTWLSLGLAARKAGNAGSNPGSEWAISAIPEDFIFVMHDIDYLVNELSNDFLDHVLQLLASCSTEVLDLVKQSILQCGKSLKDLLPLIMNTMIEALVEKSVEDLRQLKGITATYRMTNKPLPVRHSPYVSGVLRPLKSFLDGERASTYLTKEARKKLLQGAATEITGRYHEMAADLVNVARKTETSLQRIRQGAQRRAGASSDVSDQNVSDTDKICMQLFLDVQEYGRNLAAIGVAAADISAYRSLWQCVAPSDRQTTIKF, encoded by the exons ATGGCGGATCTCTTCCCTCCCAGATCTCCAACCGATATCTTTGGAGATCCGATCGATTCTCAACCTCTCTGGTTCAAGAAAGATGCATTCCTGCAAGAGAATTTCGATTCAGAGACCTACATAGCAGATCTCAGGACATTCGTTCCCTTCGATAATCTTCGATCGGAGCTCCACTCACATCTATCATCTCTCAAACACGAGCTCGTAGAGCTCATCAATCGTGACTATGGAGATTTCGTGAATCTGAGCACCAAGCTCGTCGATGTCGATGCCGCAATCTTGCGGATGAGAGCTCCTCTGACGGAGCTACGTGAGAAGATCTCGCAGTTTAGGACGAGTGTCGAGTCTTCCTTTGCTTCCTTGCAGAATGGTTTGCGTCAGAGAGCGGAGGCGTCGGCTGCTAGAGAGATCTTGGAGCTTCTGCTTGATACATTTCATGTCGTGTCAAAG GTTGAGAAACTTATAAAGGAGTTGCCTACTGATTTGTCAAATGGAGACTTAACGTCCACGGACAAAGTTTCTATCTCCAATGGACATGCCGTGAATGGAACAAATCTAAGAGAGACTCAAAGCATACTTCTGGAGAGGATCGCCAGTGAGATGAACCGACTGAAGTTCTACATGGCTCATGCACAG AACCTCCCCTTCATTGAGAATATGGAGAAGAGGATTCAGAGTGCAAGCTCATTATTAGATGCTAGCTTGGGGCGTTGTTTTGTAGATGCACTGGAAAATCAagattcaaattcaatttaCAATTGCTTGCGTGCATATGCGGCAATTGATAACACCAATGGTGCGGAAGAAATTTTTCGCACCACTATTGTTTCTCCACTGATTCAGAAAGTTATTCCCCATGGTTCTTCAGAGGCTGTGGTTGGGTCACTGGGTGGTGAACTTGAGGAAGATTATCGACAAATCATGCAATATATTGATAAGGACTGCAAATTTTTGTTGGAAATTTCATCCTCAG CAAATTCAGGTCTTCATGTTTTTGACTTCTTGGCAAATTCAATACTTAAAGAGGTCCTTTTATCTATTCAAAAGGGAAAACCAGGGGCATTCTCACCTGGAAGACCTACAGAGTTCCTGAGAAATTACAAATCAAGCCTAGGTTTCCTAGTTTATCTTGAAG GTTCCTGTCCCTCCAGATCTGCAATTGCAAAATTTCGAACAGAGGCCGTCTATATTGAGTTCATGAAACAGTGGAATATTGGGGTTTACTTCTCCTTGAG GTTTCAGGAGATAGCTGGAGCTTTGGATTCTGCACTTATGGTGACTTCTCTTACCCCAGTCTCTAATGAAGGGAATCCTCAGGAGTTAACATTAAAGCAAAGTGTTACCCTCTTGGAGAGCTTGAGATCTTGCTGGAGAGAAGATGTTCTTGTTCTTCCCTGCTCTGACAAGTTTCATCGTTTATCTTTGCAGCTCCTAGCAAG GTATTCAACTTGGTTGTCTTTGGGATTGGCTGCTCGAAAAGCGGGTAATGCAGGGTCCAATCCTGGATCTGAATGGGCTATTTCTGCAATCCCTGAAGACTTCATTTTT GTAATGCATGATATTGATTATCTAGTGAATGAGCTTAGCAATGATTTTCTTGACCATGTACTTCAGCTTTTAGCTTCATGTTCCACTGAAGTACTTGATCTAGTAAAGCAGAGCATTTTACAGTGTGGGAAGTCTTTGAAAGATTTATTACCATTAATAATGAATACCATGATAGAGGCTCTTGTCGAGAAATCAGTTGAG GACTTGAGGCAGCTGAAGGGAATAACTGCAACATATAGGATGACAAATAAACCTCTTCCTGTAAGGCATTCACCTTATGTATCTGGGGTCCTGCGACCTTTAAAG TCTTTCCTTGATGGAGAGAGAGCCTCCACATATCTGAcaaaagaagcaagaaaaaaacTGCTTCAAGGTGCTGCAACAGAAATTACTGGTCGATACCATGAGATGGCTGCTGATCTTGTCAATGTG GCGAGGAAAACCGAAACATCGTTGCAGAGGATACGACAGGGTGCACAGAGACGAGCAGGAGCGAGCTCTGATGTCTCAGATCAGAACGTCTCTGACACAGACAAAATCTGTATGCAGTTATTTCTTGATGTTCAG GAATATGGGCGCAACCTTGCTGCTATTGGTGTTGCCGCAGCTGACATCTCGGCATACCGTTCCTTGTGGCAGTGTGTTGCCCCTTCGGACAGACAAACGACAATCAAGTTCTAA